AATAGCGACTCCTGCCCGATGCGACAAATTCTCTCACTTGCTCCACCCAAAACTCGAAGGTGTAGTTCCGAAGAAAATCTTCAATCTGGTCATTCTCTAGCCAGTAGAATCCCGGTGCAAACCCTTCCTCAGCTAGCTGGTCCAGACTGGATGCCACCGAATGTTCAAAAGACGCCTGGGCAGCCCTCAAACTAAACCCCTGAATCTCCAGTCGATCCCTTAGCTTCGCCGCCTGGATCCGATACTCATATCCGGGTCCCGCGTCTTCGTCGTGGTCATCGTCGCTTGTCGTTTCCGTGTAGCCCTCATCATCGGACCATTTTCGCTTGTAAATGCGGCGGTCGCATTCCTCGAAGAAGGAGATTAGTTCGGGTGTCACATAAGACTTCATCGAAATGACAGAATGGCCGCCAATTTCCACGTCAGCATAGCTTCCCATTTAGCGGGGAGTCTGCGGGGCCAGGTTCTCAAGTCAATGGCAGGAATGGATGTTCGACCATCGCCAACGAAAAGGAGAACCCACCGCGAACAGAGCCGAACCCTTCTTGCAGATCTGTCGGGAGGCTAAGGTGCCGCTTTTCTCCGGCAATCTTCACCGGAGACACTCCTTTGAACTGGACGAAAGCATTGAACTTGGCTCGATAACGTGGCCTATCCGGAATACTTCCGTCACAACCTCGCCTTCAGTGGCATTCACACTCGGTGCCCGGGCAGTCGACGCGGGGGCAACACAGGATACGGGATCGTCGAGTTGAAACGCAGACGCGAACCCCGGTCAAGTAGGTGTGCTCGCTCACAAACTGGAGCAGAATACTCGTCAAGTTCGGCCGTTTCTGTTCACATTACAAAGCCGTTGTGGGCTGGTCTAGGATCGTTCCGCGATTTACCTACCAGGAACGCGTATCTGCATTTTGTCTGCGGCTACCAGTCCTCGATTCGACCGGCAGCCTTCGCCAACTCGGAATACTTCGAAAGCGGCGTGTAGGTGTCGAACTGAAGGTCGACTTCGATCTCGAATCCGTCGGTGGCGATCGACTCCAGCTCATCGAGCGAAACGTATCCAAGCTCCGGCTGCCCCACTCCCAGGTCGCACAAGCCGTAGGCGACGTTCGTGTCGGGGTTCAGCTCCGTCAGTAGCCAAATGGCGTTCGCGTTTGGCGTGAACAGTTTCACCTCGGGGTAGAGGTCCGGCGTTTCGATCTCTGCTTCGGGAGCAACGATCATGAGTTCCCAGTTGATGATGAGGCGTTGACGGAGATGTTCTGGGATCAAGGGCATGGGGAAATGGTCACGGTTGAAACACACGAGAAAATTCCCGTCAAGTTGGCCACCCGACTCGATTACCCGGCAAAGGCAGTTGGAGCACTTCCGCCGAACGAGAAAGCTCGGTTGGGACGTCGCTGCACGACGACCGGCGCAGGTAAACCGGGAGGCATCTCAGACCTTGGAGGTCTTGTCTCAATCGGTGCAGGGTGCCCGTCTACTTGACGAGCACCCGCCCAGGCGTTTTACCACCTGTCAATAAGGACGGTTGGATTGCCCCGCACGTTCGCTTGTCACCTATCGGCTTACAATCCGCGCCCGGCGAGCCATATATCGAACCGTTGCGATCATCCGCGCCCGGTCATTCACGAGTGGCTCTGCGTCCCAACCAAAATCTTGTGGCAGATCGTGAGGAAAGAAGTCGTCCTCGTCCGGAGACATATCGATGTCGGGGTCCAACACCCCGAATAGCGGGAAAACGGGCTTCCTAGCAGCATCAACAAAGTGAGAGGGTAATCCGAATTCGTGCAGCGAGTCGGTAAAATACTCAACGTTAGGAAAGATGAGATTGAGGGGAGAGGGCACCAACGGGAAGTTCCGCCCCGGATGGAGTCCTGCGCCCTCGCAGACGAACGCGATTCCTCCGCACGCGAAAGGATGGTTCTCCCACCATTCCGTGAGGACCTGAAATGCGATGTCGAGATTGTTCGGGATGAGCACTTGGCGGCTCTCCGGATAGACCCACGGCGCGAAGTATTTCCTCTGCACCATTTTTGCTCGTTTCGCCTGCCGGAGCATTTCGTCCACGCCCACGCTTTCCAATAGCCGCTCCTTCTCACGCAGGGCATCGGCCCACGGGGAGTGTCTAAGGAGAGAACATTCAAGGCGATTGAGATCCGGAAGATAAGAACTGGGGCTATTGAGCAGAATGTCATTCATGGATTGTAGGGAGTGATTTTAGGGATTGGGCGAGAAAGCTTGGAAAGAAGCCGCGAAGCTACGAAAGACGAGGGTCTCTTCGTAGGCCTCCCGCGCTTCGAGGCCTTCTCCGGCGGGCTTCCGTAACTTTTCTACTTGGGTATATCAGGGGCGCGCGCCTACGGCGCTTGGACGAGCTGCGGCAGCTAGGGCCGGAGGCCACTAGGTCCTTTCCGGGCCACGGGAGGGCCCTTCTTTTCGTTTGCCCCTTCGCGAGGGGTGCGAGCCCGCTTGCCTCCCGCAAAGCGCAGGGAAAGGCCGTCCCAGGCGCAGAGAAGACCACGCTGTTAGGCTGCCTCCGCTTCTGCTTTGGGTAGAGCGGCGGCAAACTGTCGGACTGCCTCGGACGGAATAAAGGGGAGGCAGGAAGAACTGCCGCTTCGCGTGGGCAGTAGCCACAGAACGCGTTCGCCTTTGTCACCGCGGACGCACGGGAACCCGCACGCGAGGATCGCGGCAAGCAGGCTATCGGTCAACGGGACTCTCACCGGCGGCTTTCCAACGAAGCTCGCGAACTCCTCGACGACCGCAAACGGGGACTGCTTCTCTGCGAGCCAAAGGGACGCGGCGTTCAAGATCGTATCTCTCAACGATTTCTCGGTCTGTTTGTGCTTCATGAACTCGAATTGGGGGATAGGGGGCGGACGCCGTCTCCAACGTCCGCCCCTTTGTCTTCTAACCAGCCACTGCGCGGATCAGGCGGCGATGGCCGCCGAGACAATGCCCTCGCTCTCCCCGTCCTCCTCGTCCGCAAAGTGCTTGTGGGCCTTTTCCAAGGCGACAGCCCAGTCACGGCGAGCCTTCTTCGCGTCCTCGCCCTCCACGCCATAGGCGAGGTAGTAGCGGGAAACAGTGCCGAGGGTGCGGTGGATGATCGCAGCCTTGATGTCGACGCCGCTTTCGCTGAACTCCGCATCCGCGGCCAGCTCGATGAACTCCTTCAACGCCGCCTCGTCCGGGCGGAGCTTGATGGACTTCACCAGTTTCGCGATATCGCCGATGAAGATCACACCACCGGCCGCCAGGACCTTGGTGACGATCTCGCGGACTTCAGCGACCACGTTCTGGACGAGCGCCTGGTTC
The genomic region above belongs to Luteolibacter rhizosphaerae and contains:
- a CDS encoding DUF2958 domain-containing protein, coding for MPLIPEHLRQRLIINWELMIVAPEAEIETPDLYPEVKLFTPNANAIWLLTELNPDTNVAYGLCDLGVGQPELGYVSLDELESIATDGFEIEVDLQFDTYTPLSKYSELAKAAGRIEDW